A window from Vibrio cortegadensis encodes these proteins:
- a CDS encoding aminoacyl-histidine dipeptidase, with translation MSEFHSEISSLSPALIWQFFDKICSIPHPSKHEEPLALYIVDWAKSQGLDVRRDPTGNVFIKKPATAGMENKKGVVLQAHIDMVPQKNEDTEHDFVADPIQPYIDGEWVTAKGTTLGADNGIGMASCLAVLASNDLKHGPLEVLLTIDEEAGMTGAFGLEAGWLEGDILLNTDSEQEGEVYMGCAGGIDGEMTFNITREAQPAGYVTRKLILKGLKGGHSGCDIHTGRANANKLLARFLAGHAQELDLRMIEFKGGSLRNAIPREGFVTVAVPAENEAKLAELYTYYTELLSTELGKVETDIVTFNEAIETEQGVFANADQSRFVAALNACPNGVIRMSDEIEGVVETSLNVGVITTEDDKVSVLCLIRSLMDSGRMQVESMIASVAELAGADVEFTGAYPGWKPDADSEIMGIFRDMYEGIYGHKPNIMVIHAGLECGLFKEPYPNMDMVSFGPTIKFPHSPDEKVKIDTVTLYWEQMCALLEAIPNK, from the coding sequence GGGCTAAGAGCCAAGGGCTAGATGTTCGTCGTGATCCAACAGGTAATGTTTTCATCAAAAAGCCTGCGACTGCTGGAATGGAAAACAAGAAAGGTGTCGTACTTCAAGCTCATATCGATATGGTGCCACAGAAGAATGAAGACACTGAACATGACTTCGTTGCCGATCCAATTCAGCCATACATTGATGGTGAATGGGTGACAGCGAAAGGAACAACATTAGGTGCAGATAACGGTATTGGCATGGCTTCATGTCTTGCTGTGTTAGCTTCTAATGACCTTAAACACGGCCCACTAGAGGTTCTACTAACTATCGATGAAGAAGCTGGTATGACTGGCGCATTTGGCTTAGAAGCGGGCTGGTTAGAAGGTGATATCCTTCTTAACACCGATTCAGAGCAAGAAGGCGAAGTTTACATGGGCTGTGCTGGCGGTATTGATGGTGAAATGACTTTCAACATCACTCGCGAAGCTCAACCTGCTGGTTACGTAACTCGTAAGTTAATCCTAAAAGGTCTAAAAGGCGGTCACTCTGGTTGTGATATTCACACTGGCCGTGCTAACGCAAATAAACTGCTTGCTCGTTTCCTTGCTGGTCACGCTCAAGAACTTGATCTACGAATGATCGAATTCAAAGGTGGCAGCCTACGTAACGCAATTCCTCGTGAAGGCTTCGTTACTGTTGCTGTTCCTGCTGAGAATGAAGCAAAACTAGCAGAACTTTACACTTACTACACTGAGTTACTTTCTACTGAGCTTGGTAAAGTTGAAACTGACATCGTTACGTTTAACGAAGCGATTGAGACAGAGCAAGGCGTATTTGCGAATGCTGACCAAAGCCGCTTCGTTGCTGCGTTGAATGCTTGTCCAAACGGCGTTATTCGCATGAGTGACGAGATTGAAGGTGTAGTAGAAACCTCTTTGAATGTTGGTGTAATTACAACTGAAGACGATAAAGTATCTGTACTTTGCCTAATCCGCTCACTAATGGATTCAGGCCGTATGCAAGTAGAAAGCATGATTGCTTCTGTTGCTGAACTTGCAGGTGCTGATGTCGAATTTACAGGTGCTTACCCTGGTTGGAAACCTGATGCTGATTCTGAAATCATGGGTATTTTCCGTGACATGTACGAAGGTATCTACGGTCATAAACCAAATATCATGGTGATCCACGCGGGTCTTGAGTGTGGTCTGTTCAAAGAACCTTACCCGAACATGGATATGGTCTCTTTTGGTCCAACAATCAAATTCCCACACTCGCCTGACGAGAAAGTGAAAATCGATACCGTTACACTTTACTGGGAACAGATGTGTGCGCTATTAGAAGCGATTCCAAACAAGTAA